CGAGGCTGAGCCATCGCAACCTCGTGGGGGTGCACGACCTGGGGTACGCGGACGGCGCCTACTACGTACGGCTGGACTATGTGGAGGGCGCGGACCTGGCGAGCCTCCTGGCGCACGGGACGCCCGGGGCGCCGCTGGCCCTCTTCGTGGCGGACGAGCTGGCCCTGGCGCTCGCCGCGGTGCACGGGCTGGAGGACGAGGCGGGCCGGCCCCTGGGACTGGTGCACCGGGACGTCACGCCCTCCAACGTGCTGGTGTCCCGGCTGGGCGAGGTGAAGCTGGCGGACTTCGGCATCGCCAAGGCCACGCTGCTGCGAGACCAGACGCGCTCCGGGGTGCGCAAGGGGACGTACGCGTACATGTCCCCCGAGCAGGTGCGCGGCGGCGTGCTGGGCCCCGCGAGCGATCTCTTCTCCCTGGGGACGACGCTCCACGAGCTGCTCACCGGGCGGCGCCCCTTCGATGGGGAGACGCCGCTGGAGACGATGGAGCGCATCCGCGAGGCGGACGTGGGGCCGCTCGAGGACGTGGACGAGGATCTCCGCCCGGCGCTCCGGGCCTGCCTCGCGCGCGGGCCGGAGGACCGGCCCGGGTCCGCCGAGGACGTGCGCCGCATGCTCTCTCCAGCGCGGCGGGCACGCCCCGAGGCCGGGCCGCCGGAGCTGGCCCGCTGGGTCCGCGAGAGCCTGGGCGCCGCGCGGGAGGGGAGCCGTGTCGAGGAGACCGTGCTGGAGGACTCGTGAAGCCGCCGGTCAGTGGGGCTCGCCCTGGCGTGGCAGCTCCACGGTGAAGGTGGCTCCCTGACCCGGAGTGCTCTCGGCCTTCACCGTCCCGCCCATCGCTTCGACGATCTGCCGCGTCACATACAGGCCCAGGCCGAGCCCGCCGTAGTGCCGCTCCGACACGGCGCGCTCGAAGCGATTGAAGATGCGCCCCAGCGCTTCGGGCTTGATGCCAATCCCTTCATCCCGGACCAGGAGCCGTGCCAGGCCGTCGCTCCGCTGGACGTGGATGTGGATGGGTTTGCCGGCCCCGTACTTGATGGCGTTGGACAGCAGGTTCGTGAGCACCTGCTCCAGCCGGAGCCTGTCCCACCGGCCGACGACCGGCCCCTCCAGGTGGAGCTCGAGCCCGCTCCCGGCGCGCTCCGCCTCGGGGATGAAGCGGGCCACGACCTCACGCGCCACCTCCGAGAGGTCCACCTCCTCGACCTGCAACTTCATGCGTCCGGTGCTGATCCGCGACACGTCCAGCAGGTCGTTCACCAGGTCCGACAGGCGCTTGACCTGCCGGC
This genomic interval from Archangium lipolyticum contains the following:
- a CDS encoding serine/threonine-protein kinase; the encoded protein is MPRQLGPYRLVRRLGAGGMAEVFLALAFGASGFEKRVVLKVLRPEHQGNPTYERMFLEEGRLGARLSHRNLVGVHDLGYADGAYYVRLDYVEGADLASLLAHGTPGAPLALFVADELALALAAVHGLEDEAGRPLGLVHRDVTPSNVLVSRLGEVKLADFGIAKATLLRDQTRSGVRKGTYAYMSPEQVRGGVLGPASDLFSLGTTLHELLTGRRPFDGETPLETMERIREADVGPLEDVDEDLRPALRACLARGPEDRPGSAEDVRRMLSPARRARPEAGPPELARWVRESLGAAREGSRVEETVLEDS